CCAGATGCCGTAGGGCTCCCCGACGGCGAGTGCGTGCTGACGGCATTGCTCCATCACCGGGCAGTTTCGGCACCACTTCTTGGCGTTCTGCTCGCGCTGCGCTCGGGCGCGTCCGCGCTCCCCGTCGGGCGGGAAGAACACCGACGAGTCGACCCCCCGGCACGCTCCTCGGAGTTGCCAATCCCATACGTCCGCATTGCGGCCGGGCAACTGCTCAACCAGTGGCATGGGAACCCCTCTCAAACGCCGGCGGCCGGATCGGTTGCGGCCGTTGAGGTGTCTGTTGGTGCGC
This is a stretch of genomic DNA from Mycolicibacter terrae. It encodes these proteins:
- a CDS encoding WhiB family transcriptional regulator; amino-acid sequence: MPLVEQLPGRNADVWDWQLRGACRGVDSSVFFPPDGERGRARAQREQNAKKWCRNCPVMEQCRQHALAVGEPYGIWGGMSESERHAALRCNLRPSG